The sequence TTTGGTCCGGAGGATCCAAAAACTAAAGAAAAGGGCGTAGATTACCTCATCATGTCTTACGGCTCTGACGGTAAAGAAGGTGGAGAAGGAGAAGCCAAAGACATATCCAACGCAGACTAATTTATGAAGCTTTTTATAAACGCAACTCACTTTTACGAACATCCCAGTGGTTTGGGTGTGTACACAAAAAACTTAGTTCGTGCTTTATTAAGTATTCATGATCAAATAAAAGTTTTCACTGGAAACCCAGATATAGGATGCTCAAACCAACAATTGGTAATAACACCTAAGTGGTTAAATCCAAGGAAGGGAACCATTGGCCACATTCTTCGCATACTGTGGGAGAACAGCTATCTATGGATTCAGACATTAAGAGAAAGGCCTCACATACTTTTTTCTACAGTTCATGAAGGTGTTGCACTACCTTTAGTGCATACCAAACAAGTAATAACACTACACGATACTATTGCTCTCAAGTTTCCCCAGTACTTTAAAAGACTGAAATACTACTTTACCCACTTTTTACCGCTGGTAATAAAAAATTCCCAAGCTATTGTGTGCGTTTCTGAAAACACAAAAAAAGACCTGCTTGATTACTACAAACTCAACGATAAACCAGTATATGTAGTGTACCCAGGCTATGACAGAGATGTCTTTTTCCCAAGATATGGGTCTGTGTTTACAAAAAGGTTTGGAAAGTACTTTCTCTTTGTAGGAGACATGAGGCCACACAAAAACCTTGAAAGACTTATAAAGGCTGTAAATGAGCTAAGATGTGAAAACTTCAAACTCTTAATAGTTGGGAAGAAGGATATGCGCTTCTATCCAGCTCTCTGGAAGATGGTAAGAGGGTATAAACTAGAGGAAAAAGTTCTTTTTTTAGACTATGTGCCTCTTGAAGATTTGCCTTACCTTTACTCAGGCGCAGAAGCTTTTGTATTTCCTTCTCTTTATGAGGGTTTTGGTTTGCCACTGATTGAAGCTATGGCGTGTGGTTGTCCCGTGATAGCTTCTGACATACCTCCACTTAGAGAGGTATGTGATCAAAGTGCCTATTATGTAGACCCTTACGATACTCATAGTGTAGCGTGTGCTCTTTACCAATTGCTCACAAACAATTCACTAAAAAGAAGGCTCCGCATGTTGGGGCTCTGGCGCGCAAAATACTTCTCTTGGGAGAAGTCTGCAAGACAGCATATGAGTATATTTGAGGAGCTTATGGCTTAATCTTCGTCAAGAAGCTCTTCTCCCTCTATAGTGTAATAGGGCCTTTCGTAGGTGGAGTAGTAGTAGGGAGTGTACGCAAAGAACTCTCCGGCGCATGTATCCACACCCTTAAAGGCAGGTATTATGCGCGCTGTGTTTCTTATGTTTCTTATTTCTTCTTCGCTCATACTTTTAAGCAGAGCTATCTCCACATCAGAGTATCCTAACTCTTTTGCTTTCCTCAGGGTCTCTTGGTCAAGTGGGGATTCCCTTAGTGTGTTTTCAAAGTCTACTATTTCTTTTATGTTGTGTAAGAACCATCTGTCTATCTTGGTGTATTCATAGACTTGTTCTACCGAATAGCCTCTTCTGAAAGCGCTGGCTATGTACCATACTCTGTCTGGATTAGGTGTCCTAAGGTGCTTAATGAGTGTGTCCTGAGGAACATGGTCAAAAGATGGGCGCAGAAGCCCATAGGCATCTATCTCAAGGCTTCTTATGGCTTTCATAAAGGCTTCTTTGAAAGTCCTACCTATTGCCATAACCTCACCTACAGACTTCATCATAGTGGTAAGAGTTCTGTCCGTTTGTGGAAACTTAGCAAAGTCAAAGCGTGGGATCTTTACCACTACATAGTCTATGGAAGGTTCAAAGGATGCAGGTGTGTCCTTTGTTATATCGTTTTTTAGCTCGTCAAGGGTGTATCCCACCGCTAACTTGGCTGCCACCTTTGCAATAGGGAAACCCGTAGCTTTTGAAGCCAAGGCGGAAGACCTTGAAACCCTTGGGTTCATCTCTATAACGTAGAAGTCCCCATTTTCTGGGTTTACAGCAAACTGGATGTTAGAACCTCCCGTATCCACACCCACCTCTCTCATGATCTCTATACAAGCATCTCTCAGGATCTGATACTCTTTGTCTGTGAGGGTTTGAGCAGGTGCTACCGTTATGGAGTCTCCTGTATGCACGCCCATGGGATCAAAGTTCTCTATAGAACAGACTATTATCACATTATCTTTTGAGTCTCTTATGACTTCAAACTCGTACTCCTTCCAACCTATTAGGGACTTGTCTATGAGAACCTGATGTATGGGTGATGTGCCGAGTGCCAGCTTGAGCTTCTCTTTGAATTCCTCTATGTTATAGGCTATAGACCCACCTGTGCCACCAAGGGTGAATGCAGGTCTTAGTATGGCAGGAAAACCTATGTCCTTTATAGCGGTGAGTCCTTCTTCTACAGAAGACACTACAGCACTTTCTGGAACTTTGAGCCCTATTTTTTGCATGGACCTTCTGAAGAGCTCTCTGTCCTCACCCTTCTTTATGGCACTGTAGCTGGCACCAATTAGCTCCACAGAGTATTTTTCCAAAATGCCCTTCTCGTAGAGTTCTACCGCCAAGTTTAAAGCGGTCTGCCCACCAAGTGTGGGAAGAAGAGCGTCTGGTCTTTCCCTTCTTATTATTTCCTCAAGGACATCTACCGTGAGGGGTTCTATGTAGGTCCTGTCTGCTACGCTTGGGTCTGTCATTATGGTAGCTGGGTTTGAGTTGACAAGCACTATACTGTAGCCTTCCTCTTTGAGAGCTTTACAAGCTTGAGTTCCCGAGTAATCAAACTCTGCAGCCTGACCTATCACTATGGGACCCGAGCCTATGATGAGGATTTTCTTAATGTCTGTGCGCTTTGGCATTAAAGCTTATATTATAATCTTTTTTCAGGAGGTGAAGGCATGAAGAACATACCACCCGGTAAAAACCCCCCAGAAGATATATACGTAGTTGTGGAAATACCCCAAGACAGTCCCATTAAGTACGAGCTTGATAAAGAAACCTCTACCATTTTTGTGGATAGATTTCTCTATACCGCTATGCACTATCCTTTCAATTATGGCTTTATACCTCAGACACTTGCAGATGATGGTGATCCTGTAGATGTGCTTGTCATCTCAAGGTATCCTGTCATTCCCGGAAGTGTAATAAGGTGTAGACCAATAGGTGGCTTGGAGATGAGGGACGAAGAGGGTATAGATACAAAGCTTTTGGCAGTTCCTCACTCAAAGGTGGACCCCACATACGATCATATTAAGTCCGTTGATGACCTACCCAAGGCATTACTTGACAAGATAAAGCACTTTTTTGAACATTACAAAGAGTTAGAACCAGGCAAATGGGTAAAGGTAGAAGGTTTCAAGGGCGTACAGTTTGCCATAGAGGAGATAAAGAAGGGTATAGAAAACTACAAAAAGACTTCATGAGTTTCGATATACTCACAGAAGCCAAAAAGGTTTTTGACACAGAGATTCAGGAACTCATAAGGTTGAAAGAGAACCTTGATGAGAGCTTTGTTAAGGCAGTAGAAATTCTTCTATCTTGCGAAGGAAAAGTCATTACCACTGGTGTGGGTAAATCTGGACACATAGCGCAAAAGATAGCCTCTACCCTTTCAAGTACCGGTACTCCTGCGCACTTTCTGCACCCTTCTGAAGCCCTACACGGTGACCTTGGTGTTATAGATTACAGGGATGTCCTTTTGGCTATATCAAACAGCGGAGAATCTCCCGAAGTGATATCCCTAATACCCTACGTGAAGCTTCTAAAGGTGCCCATCATAGCTATAACCAACAGAAAAGACTCCACCCTTGCTAAGTATGCGGATGTACATATATTTTTAAATGTAAAGAAGGAAGCTTGTCCTCTTGAGCTTGCGCCCACGAGCTCCTCTACCGCATCTTTGCTTGTGGGTGATGCCCTTGCCATGGTTCTTCTTCAGCTAAGAGGTTTTACTAAGGAAGATTTTGCCCTCAGGCATCCTGCAGGAAGTCTTGGCAGACGCTTAAAAGTAGTCAGAGAGCTCTACCATACGGGAGATGAAGTTCCTATAGTTTATGAAGAGACACCCATGACAGATGTGATCATAGAAATGACCAGTAAAGGCTTTGGTGCTACTGCGGTGATAGACAAAAGTGGAAAGCTAGTAGGAATAATAACAGACGGAGACCTCAGAAGGTTTGTAAAAAACGGTGGAGACTTCAACACTGCCAAGGCAGGAGATGTTATGACAAAAACTCCAAAAACTGCAAAGGCTAACGAACTTGCAGCAGAAGCTCTAAAGAGAATGGAAGATCATAAAATAACCGTGTTGATAGTTATAGATGATGAAGGTAAACCAGAAGGTATAATACATATGCACGATATACTCAAAGCTGGTGTTTTATGAGAAAGTTGGGTGTGCTTGGTTCTACAGGTTCAGTAGGAAGCCAGACTCTTGATATTGTAAGAGCCTACAGAGAGGAGTTTCATCTTGTAGGCATAGTTGCCAAAAAAGCCTCTGAAAAACTCCTTAAGCAGGCAATAGAGTTTAAACCTCATTATGTAGTATCCTACGAAGAGCCTTCCAAAGATTGGTTAAACAGCCTTCCCAAAGAGACCACTTACATAAAGGGTCAGGATGGTCTCATAGAAGTCATATCCGCATCAGACTTTTTGATGAATGCCATATCGGGAATAGACGGCATAATTCCCACTTACGAAATACTCAGAAGAAATAAACGGCTTTTGGCTTCTAATAAAGAATCTATAGTTTGTCTTGGTGATCTTATTAGAGAAAAGAGGGATTTGGTAGTGCCCGTGGACAGCGAACATAACGCCCTCTTTCAGCTTCTTTCTTTTGTAAGCGCAGAAGATTTAAGAAAGGTATACCTTACTGCTTCTGGTGGACCCTTTAGGGAAAGATCACTCCAAGACTTGGAAAAGGCAACAGTTGATGAAGCCCTAAACCATCCAAGGTGGAAAATGGGTGCTAAGATAACCGTTGATTCTGCAACGCTTATGAATAAAGGTATGGAGATAATAGAAGCTATAAACCTTTTTGACCTTTCTGTTGATAGCATAGATGTGCTTATACATCCTCAAAGCGTAGTTCACGGTATAGTGGAGCTAAAAGACGGTAGTTTCTTGTTTCATGTGTCCCAAACAGATATGAAAATACCAATTATGCATGCACTCTTTTATCCAGATAGAAAAGACTATCCTTTTGAAAGGAAGAGCCTGCTTGACCTCTCACCCATTAGCTTTGAACAAGTTGACAGAGAGAAGTTTAGGGCACTCCACCTGTGCAAGTGGTCTGCTCAGATGGGAGGTGCATACATTCCCGCTCTGGTAGGTGCAGACCAAGCTGCGGTAGAGATGTTTCTTGAGGGACACATAAAGTTCTTAGACATAGTGCGCATAGTAGAAGATGTGCTCAGTATGCTAAGCCTGCCAGAACCTCAGAACATAGAGCAGGTTTTAAACACAATAAATTGGGCTTATCAAAAGGGTAAAGAGGTTTCTTTAAAGTATGCGTGATGTGATCTTGGCAATAGCTCTTATATTGTTAACTTTTTTACCTTTCTACATGTCTTCTTCTCCTTCATCGGGCAGTGTAAGTTTTGTAAGATTAGACCCTTCAAAATTTGAGCCCATTCAAGGAAAGGAAGGTGGTACTTTGCATTTTATACTAAGTGGAGACCCTAAAACGCTTAATCCAGTAATGGCTCAAGAGAGCACATCTACAGCGGTTATAGACTATTTGTTTACAGGGCTTACAAAGACAGACATAAAGACCATGAGGGTGCTACCAGACCTTGCAAAAGGTTGGGAGGAGAAAGACTCAGGCAGACGCTATATTTTCCATTTGCGCGAAGGTGTAAGATGGAGCGATGGTGTTGAGCTAACCGCTGATGATGTAGTCTTTACTTACAGAGATGTTTATCTCAACAAAGACATACCTAACTCCACTGCAGATATGTTGAGGGGTATCATAAAAACTGATAAAGACGCACAGAGCTTTGTTAGGAAGATAGACAGGTACACTGTGGAGTTTAACATTCCCAAACCCTTTGCTCCCTTTCTTCAAGTCCTTAGCGCTCCCATCCTTCCCAAACATAAATTAGAGAAGTACGTAAAGGAAGGAAGCTTTC comes from Hydrogenobacter hydrogenophilus and encodes:
- a CDS encoding glycosyltransferase family 4 protein, coding for MKLFINATHFYEHPSGLGVYTKNLVRALLSIHDQIKVFTGNPDIGCSNQQLVITPKWLNPRKGTIGHILRILWENSYLWIQTLRERPHILFSTVHEGVALPLVHTKQVITLHDTIALKFPQYFKRLKYYFTHFLPLVIKNSQAIVCVSENTKKDLLDYYKLNDKPVYVVYPGYDRDVFFPRYGSVFTKRFGKYFLFVGDMRPHKNLERLIKAVNELRCENFKLLIVGKKDMRFYPALWKMVRGYKLEEKVLFLDYVPLEDLPYLYSGAEAFVFPSLYEGFGLPLIEAMACGCPVIASDIPPLREVCDQSAYYVDPYDTHSVACALYQLLTNNSLKRRLRMLGLWRAKYFSWEKSARQHMSIFEELMA
- the carB gene encoding carbamoyl-phosphate synthase large subunit, which codes for MPKRTDIKKILIIGSGPIVIGQAAEFDYSGTQACKALKEEGYSIVLVNSNPATIMTDPSVADRTYIEPLTVDVLEEIIRRERPDALLPTLGGQTALNLAVELYEKGILEKYSVELIGASYSAIKKGEDRELFRRSMQKIGLKVPESAVVSSVEEGLTAIKDIGFPAILRPAFTLGGTGGSIAYNIEEFKEKLKLALGTSPIHQVLIDKSLIGWKEYEFEVIRDSKDNVIIVCSIENFDPMGVHTGDSITVAPAQTLTDKEYQILRDACIEIMREVGVDTGGSNIQFAVNPENGDFYVIEMNPRVSRSSALASKATGFPIAKVAAKLAVGYTLDELKNDITKDTPASFEPSIDYVVVKIPRFDFAKFPQTDRTLTTMMKSVGEVMAIGRTFKEAFMKAIRSLEIDAYGLLRPSFDHVPQDTLIKHLRTPNPDRVWYIASAFRRGYSVEQVYEYTKIDRWFLHNIKEIVDFENTLRESPLDQETLRKAKELGYSDVEIALLKSMSEEEIRNIRNTARIIPAFKGVDTCAGEFFAYTPYYYSTYERPYYTIEGEELLDED
- the ppa gene encoding inorganic diphosphatase produces the protein MKNIPPGKNPPEDIYVVVEIPQDSPIKYELDKETSTIFVDRFLYTAMHYPFNYGFIPQTLADDGDPVDVLVISRYPVIPGSVIRCRPIGGLEMRDEEGIDTKLLAVPHSKVDPTYDHIKSVDDLPKALLDKIKHFFEHYKELEPGKWVKVEGFKGVQFAIEEIKKGIENYKKTS
- a CDS encoding KpsF/GutQ family sugar-phosphate isomerase; the protein is MSFDILTEAKKVFDTEIQELIRLKENLDESFVKAVEILLSCEGKVITTGVGKSGHIAQKIASTLSSTGTPAHFLHPSEALHGDLGVIDYRDVLLAISNSGESPEVISLIPYVKLLKVPIIAITNRKDSTLAKYADVHIFLNVKKEACPLELAPTSSSTASLLVGDALAMVLLQLRGFTKEDFALRHPAGSLGRRLKVVRELYHTGDEVPIVYEETPMTDVIIEMTSKGFGATAVIDKSGKLVGIITDGDLRRFVKNGGDFNTAKAGDVMTKTPKTAKANELAAEALKRMEDHKITVLIVIDDEGKPEGIIHMHDILKAGVL
- the dxr gene encoding 1-deoxy-D-xylulose-5-phosphate reductoisomerase; this encodes MRKLGVLGSTGSVGSQTLDIVRAYREEFHLVGIVAKKASEKLLKQAIEFKPHYVVSYEEPSKDWLNSLPKETTYIKGQDGLIEVISASDFLMNAISGIDGIIPTYEILRRNKRLLASNKESIVCLGDLIREKRDLVVPVDSEHNALFQLLSFVSAEDLRKVYLTASGGPFRERSLQDLEKATVDEALNHPRWKMGAKITVDSATLMNKGMEIIEAINLFDLSVDSIDVLIHPQSVVHGIVELKDGSFLFHVSQTDMKIPIMHALFYPDRKDYPFERKSLLDLSPISFEQVDREKFRALHLCKWSAQMGGAYIPALVGADQAAVEMFLEGHIKFLDIVRIVEDVLSMLSLPEPQNIEQVLNTINWAYQKGKEVSLKYA